AGGAATCTCACTACCGCCACCGTGGCGTTGACCTTGCTCGGCTCATTCGGCGTGATACCATCGTACTATCTGTTCTATCACCCTTCTTATCTCTTCcagatgcctcctcatctgTGGCGCCCCATCACGGGCTTCCTCATTGCCTTTGAACGTTTCCCAATGGGGCTGCTCTTTGATGCCTATCATCTGTACAGCTACTGCGTGCAGCTGGAGACCGGGAACCCTCGCTTCCCGCGCAAGGTTGACCTGATTTGGTACATTCTCCTTGTCTGCTCCTGGATTCTGGTAAGCCATCGCTTGTTGCCCGTCCCGTGCTCCGTCGTTGTTGCTCTTCTTTGTCTGCCCGTCAAACCCCCCTCATATATCTGCCCGGATAGTGCTTTGCCTCTACAGCTATCACGGTTCCTGGAAATGAGGAAGATCACCCCTGCACTTCGGTCCACCCATCATTCGCAAATCCGGGTTGGTCTGCGGTGTAGGCATGGTGGGATGTCTTATGGATGGCTCGTTTGATTCCCAATTCACTCGAGTGGTTTTCTAGCGCCCTACATTTCTATATCATAGCAAAATACACTTTTTTCATTATCACCGTACATACATGTCGCGCCCGTTCCCGAGGTTAACGACGTCGCCAGATGATGGATTACCTCTTCGGCTTCAACCATCTGGAGCTCCTGTCcggcctcatcctcgccatggTGTATACTGCGACCCAGGACCAACGCGGTCAGAAGGCTCAGTACTTTTTCTTCACCGTCCCCGCCCAGGCGGTCCCCTTCTGCATGATCGCCTTCAGTATGCTCATGCTGGGAGGAAGGCCCATGATCCAGCTTGAGGGTCTGCTTGCTGCGCATATGTACGACTTCCTCACCAGGATCTACCCCGAGTTTGGCGGCGGCCCAGTGCTTCTTCGAGTACCTGCCTGGCTTGAGTCCATTGTCCGGACGCCTAGAACCGTCAAGAGAACGTATGGCACCGCTGTCCGCCCTTCAGGTCCTTCCACTGGCAGCAGCACCGGCGCAGAGACAGGAGGGCCGCTCCCGGACTCGTGGAAGTCTCGTGGAAAGGGTCACCGACTGGGTTGAGGCATGGTTGTCATGCGTGGTCACTGTAAGATTTGTACAATAAGATACCTAGAATCAAGTATGGCCGTCACCAACCTTTATCCCTTTACTGGAAAGGCATGCCTTCGGTCCTTACCAAGACGGGTTGCCCATTCACCTGGGGTGAAGGCTCGAAAACCCACCAAACTATTCGATCTCGTGGGGGCGGGTTTGCTGAGCTGTGTAGTATCTTTCCCTCACGATGGAGTTTTGGGTCATGGGTCTTGATCGCCCGTGTCATCTGAGGCCTAACCATTAGATAGAtagaaagagagagagagatctATGGCTGCACTTCGTCGAATGCTGTAGAAGGTAATCCCTTGGCTTTAGGTTAGGCTACACGCATGATGGGCTAAAATTACCCAAATGGTGGAGGTGACTTTGCTCTTTTCTAGAGCTTTTGTGAAGATTTAAGATTGCACTTGTGTGATCAAAGGAATATATATAGACGAAGATTTATTGAAGATGCTACTTGACTTGTACATTTCGGCCTCAATGATGTACCAACTGGACATGAAGGCCGTCAGTCTGACAAGTAGTATCTCAAACTAAATAAACTATCGTGGTAAAGAATGCGACACTGGTGTTTGCCTCCTCTATTCGTCGATGCGCTTGTTCTGGTAAGGAGTCTCCTCGTCTGCGGTAGCCCCGGCATGACCC
This genomic interval from Fusarium keratoplasticum isolate Fu6.1 chromosome 9, whole genome shotgun sequence contains the following:
- a CDS encoding Derlin, with translation MSERVLAAYWATPAIARNLTTATVALTLLGSFGVIPSYYLFYHPSYLFQMPPHLWRPITGFLIAFERFPMGLLFDAYHLYSYCVQLETGNPRFPRKVDLIWYILLVCSWILMMDYLFGFNHLELLSGLILAMVYTATQDQRGQKAQYFFFTVPAQAVPFCMIAFSMLMLGGRPMIQLEGLLAAHMYDFLTRIYPEFGGGPVLLRVPAWLESIVRTPRTVKRTYGTAVRPSGPSTGSSTGAETGGPLPDSWKSRGKGHRLG